A portion of the Jaculus jaculus isolate mJacJac1 chromosome 5, mJacJac1.mat.Y.cur, whole genome shotgun sequence genome contains these proteins:
- the Spsb1 gene encoding SPRY domain-containing SOCS box protein 1 → MGQKVTGGIKTVDMRDPTYRPLKQELQGLDYCKPTRLDLLLDMPPVSYDVQLLHSWNNNDRSLNVFVKEDDKLIFHRHPVAQSTDAIRGKVGYTRGLHVWQITWAMRQRGTHAVVGVATADAPLHSVGYTTLVGNNHESWGWDLGRNRLYHDGKNQPSKTYPAFLEPDETFIVPDSFLVALDMDDGTLSFIVDGQYMGVAFRGLKGKKLYPVVSAVWGHCEIRMRYLNGLDPEPLPLMDLCRRSVRLALGKERLSAIPALPLPASLKAYLLYQ, encoded by the exons ATGGGTCAGAAGGTCACCGGAGGGATCAAGACTGTGGACATGCGGGACCCCACATACCGACCCTTGAAGCAGGAGCTCCAGGGTCTGGATTACTGCAAGCCCACCAGGCTGGACCTGTTGCTGGACATGCCCCCCGTGTCCTACGATGTCCAGCTGCTCCATTCCTGGAACAATAATGACCGCTCGCTCAATGTCTTCGTGAAAGAGGATGACAAGCTGATCTTTCACCGGCATCCGGTGGCCCAGAGCACGGACGCTATCAGAGGCAAAGTTGGGTACACACGTGGGCTTCATGTGTGGCAGATCACGTGGGCCATGAGACAACGAGGCACACATGCCGTGGTGGGGGTGGCCACGGCAGATGCCCCCCTGCACTCCGTCGGGTACACAACCCTCGTGGGGAATAACCACGAGTCCTGGGGCTGGGACTTGGGGCGCAACAGGCTCTACCATGATGGCAAGAACCAGCCAAGTAAGACGTATCCAGCCTTTCTGGAGCCAGATGAGACGTTCATCGTCCCTGACTCCTTTCTTGTGGCCTTGGACATGGATGATGGGACCCTCAGTTTCATTGTGGATGGACAGTACATGGGAGTGGCTTTTAGGGGCCTCAAGGGTAAAAAACTCTATCCTGTAGTGAGTGCTGTCTGGGGCCACTGTGAGATCCGCATGCGCTACTTGAACGGACTTGATC CCGAGCCCCTGCCTCTCATGGACCTGTGCCGGCGCTCGGTGCGCCTGGCCCTGGGGAAGGAGCGCCTGAGCGCCATCCCTGCACTGCCGCTGCCCGCCTCCCTCAAGGCCTACCTCCTGTACCAGTGA